TATCTTCCTCGGCCGTGTTCACGATTTCCGTCCCGCTTTCATTGGACATCAATTCTTCAAATGATAGCCAATAATCCGTAGCTGAACCTGTTTTGATAAATGTCCCTTTTTTCTCGTGTACGAGATCAGTCACTTGTTCAAATAGAAGTTCATGAGTCAGAAAGAACGTCGTATCACTATGATCAAAAATATAGGATAGCTCGCTGTTGATTAATCGAGCATTTACAGGCACGGCAATGGCACCAACCCGGTGAACAGCAAAATAACTGATGACAAATTCGATCGTATTCGGCATATGGATCATTACTTTATCGGCTGGCTGAATACCTAGGCTCCGCAAAGCATGTGCAAACTGATTTACTTTAAAATTCCATTCCTTATAAGTCAAACGGCTAGTCGGAGTAATTAAACCCTCTTTTAGAGGATATTTACGGGACTGATAAGCTAAAAGTTCTGATAGATTCACAGGGGTTCCCCTCTCCTTTTTACTAACTCTTCCTCAAACTTCTGCAGCCACGAATTCATCTCAGCCTTCAATTGCTCCAATTCCAATAAACGACGATCAATTTCTTTCATTTTTCTGCGACCATACTCCATTGTTTTTTCTAATTGCTGTACACCCGAAGGATCAAGATCAATCAGTTGGATCATGTTTTTAATTTCTTCGAGTTGAAATCCATATTTTTTCCCACGAAAAACTAGACTTAACCTGGTTATGTCTTTTCGGCTGAATCGTCTATGTCCATTTTCTCGATGGGGGTGAACGAGTCCAATTTCTTCATAGTAGCGGATCGTTCTTGTGGTCACCTGAAATTTTTCTGCCACTTCAGCAATTGCTAAATCTTCAACCATCTTTCCCTCCTTGATGCGTTTGAAAATTCTAACAATTACACTATACCATTTACGTTAACGTTAAGTTCAACTTAAAAAATTTGGAAATTATAATAAAAAAATACCCCGTTTGTTAAACAGGGTATGCTGGCTCATTAATTCTGTCGTGATTGTAAAAGAAATAAGAAAGCGAGTAAGGATTGGGGTATTTCCTCGCGCCTCTTCCATTCAACCAAGTATCCATTTACTTCTTCAAAGCGTTCTGCCGCTTCTACAGGGATGGCATTCTGTTTAATAACAGCCCAGACGTTCCCTTCATGATCCTTAACGTTATAATGGCCAATATAAGGATCCCCCTCCGCACTCCATCTGCAGTAATCTTTCTCTATATAGCGAAAAATCCTCCTGCCTGTGGTCTTATGTTTCGTATCTTTTGTATAAGCCACATAATGCCCTTTTGGAAGCTGAACATATCCGCGCCAGGAGAACCCTCCCTTCTTCTCTATGTGGTACACAGCATCTCCGTGTTGATTGTACATGATATAGTCTGCAGAAAGAATCGATCCATAATAAGCGAGAAATGTAAGCTTATGCAGCAAGTTGGGTTTTTCATTAATGTGAGTGTATGCCTTTCCATCCATATCATATAATGTGGCCTGAAACACATCCTTCGTACTATGCCCCACATACATGCGTGCTGGAAGCTTTTCAACTGGCTCTATTATATGATCTTCTGTAAAACCGTTATCGGTCTGTTTAGCTTTTTCATAATCACGATAGCCGGTTTTTAACAAAGCGAGTCCGCTGATCGTTAACACAGGTCCGTACAGAAGACTCAGTGGAAAGCTTTGATATTGCAAGGCAAGGATACTTAGTAAGAAAAACAGGCCGCCGGCGAACAACACCCCTCCCGTAATCAACTGCCTCCTGCCGTCCTGCCGGATCAGAGTTTGGACATTCGTCATCTACTTCACCTCTCCTCCTATTTTACGATCCCTTTTGGTAAAAGTTTCATAGTTATAGTTTACCATATTCAACCTCTGATCCCACTGACATACAAAAAAAGCGCCCCGGCATACAGGGCGCTCTTCTGTGGAAGTTTATGCATATTCAATTGGGACTACGGCTTCTTTTAGAAGCTGGTCCAGTTCTTGCGTGTAGGTGCGTTTTTGTTCATCGGTGTAATTCAAGGCTTTTGCCATATAGTTAATAACCGCTTCCTTGTGTTCATGAACCCAGTTAATATTGAAGAATAAAGCTGCCGTCCTGCGCACAAAGAAGTCGACCGGTTTATACGTGAATTCTGCTTCCAATGCATAAGCAAGCTGGGCAAAAACTACCGGTTCAAGCTGCGCCTGCTGAGCTTCCTGTTTACGATTTTTATAAATATGGAAGACCGCATCTACATTGGAGCCGTAAAGACGGACAAGTTTTTCAGCCGTTTCTTCTGAAAGACCGATGGATTCTCCAATCTGAATTCTCTCTTTTAAGAACTGCTTAAATCCTTGGGAGCCATTTACTTCTCCACCGGAAATCGGCATGTACTTCGTTTCAGAGTCAGAGTAAAGAATTCCGTATTCCTCCATCAGTTGATCACGTACGATATCCACAGCTTGTTGTGACATTTTACGGTAACCAGTTAATTTACCGCCTGCCATAGAAATCAAACCTGAATCAGAAATAAAGATTTCATCTTTTCGGGAAATTTCTGATGGGTCTTTTCCTTCCTCATGAATCAATGGACGTACCCCTGCCCAGCTGGATTCTACATCTTCAGCTGTTACCTCAACGGTTGGAAACATGTCGTGAATCGCATTTAGCACATAGTCACGATCATCTTCCGTCATGGTCGGGTGCGAAATCTCATCAGAATACTCCGTGTCGGTTGTACCAACATAAGTCTTACCATCACGAGGAATGGCAAAGATCATTCGACCATCCGGGCTGTCGAAATAAATTGCCTGTTTAAGCGGGAATTCAGACTGATCGAACACGAGGTGTATTCCTTTTGTAAGCTGAAGGGTTTTTCCTTTTTTCGACCCATCAATTTCACGCAGATCATCTACCCATGGGCCACCTGCGTTAATAATTTTTTTAGCTTTCACATGATATTGCTTCCCGGAGATCGTATCTTCTATTTTAGCTCCGACCATCTTCCCGTCTTCATTATAGATAAAATCAACCACTTTAGCGTAGTTAAGGGAGTTTGCCCCGTGTTCTACTGCTTTTTTCATAACTTCAAGCGTTAAGCGGGCATCGTCGGTTTTATATTCTACATAGAAACCGGCTCCTTTAAGGTTTTCCTTCTTAACAAGTGGCTCGCGTTCTAACGCTTCTTCCGGGCTGAACATCGTTCGG
The Halobacillus halophilus DSM 2266 DNA segment above includes these coding regions:
- a CDS encoding MerR family transcriptional regulator — translated: MVEDLAIAEVAEKFQVTTRTIRYYEEIGLVHPHRENGHRRFSRKDITRLSLVFRGKKYGFQLEEIKNMIQLIDLDPSGVQQLEKTMEYGRRKMKEIDRRLLELEQLKAEMNSWLQKFEEELVKRRGEPL
- a CDS encoding glycerol-3-phosphate dehydrogenase/oxidase — translated: MKPFSSYERTSHFDKLTQEDWDVLVIGGGITGSGIALDAASRGLKTTVVEMQDYAAGTSSRSTKLVHGGLRYLKNFEVKMVAEVGKEREIVYENGPHVTTPEWMMLPFHQGGNFGPFSTSLGLRVYDYLAGVKKSERRTMFSPEEALEREPLVKKENLKGAGFYVEYKTDDARLTLEVMKKAVEHGANSLNYAKVVDFIYNEDGKMVGAKIEDTISGKQYHVKAKKIINAGGPWVDDLREIDGSKKGKTLQLTKGIHLVFDQSEFPLKQAIYFDSPDGRMIFAIPRDGKTYVGTTDTEYSDEISHPTMTEDDRDYVLNAIHDMFPTVEVTAEDVESSWAGVRPLIHEEGKDPSEISRKDEIFISDSGLISMAGGKLTGYRKMSQQAVDIVRDQLMEEYGILYSDSETKYMPISGGEVNGSQGFKQFLKERIQIGESIGLSEETAEKLVRLYGSNVDAVFHIYKNRKQEAQQAQLEPVVFAQLAYALEAEFTYKPVDFFVRRTAALFFNINWVHEHKEAVINYMAKALNYTDEQKRTYTQELDQLLKEAVVPIEYA